The proteins below come from a single Magallana gigas chromosome 10, xbMagGiga1.1, whole genome shotgun sequence genomic window:
- the LOC136272000 gene encoding tripartite motif-containing protein 2-like, with amino-acid sequence MAVIPVSSIYLSAQEHIPMCIKHDLNIDITCEDCDEFICSQCAKTDHKDHDWKTIPTAGSQRRRELKKTLSNVKEKDIAEIDEKIKKASKQKEGNKKCCDSEVSKLQKHYDAIVSKLDEIKKNLETKLVEDLERKNAEVSKKKLDLEKKRDNIKDLVEFLEDKHGTMSDYSLIDNLRDLTNLVSNTDSDIERGDHSVRYRGGDISEGSLESIMGQTFDLDDFSVTETDSFQYGDECLQVLEAIDKDICLVRAHKSECFERMNIRNKKTEKSNICGNDVCVTDKGDVYFTDYSNPVIVRLSPSGSASTVLSTAPLVPVGICQSTEGGLLVILVDDGTNIFHLDSKCRRLVRHVTLTGDVIREYEYHEDGQTRLFTLPWRVRQNGNTDICVVNRTSQCTGELVILSSSGFLKSVYQGSNLMFNPTDVVCDSHCNIIVTDYRKSKIHLLSPDGEFMNNPAIVRLSPSGSASTVFNKAPLVPFGICQSTEGGLLVTLVDDDTKKIHPDSKSRRLVIHVTLTGDVIRETSQSTDELVILSSSGFLKTVYHGQKLTFDPTDVVCDSHCNIIVSDYSNCQMHLLSPDGEFMKYLLTENVVTNPWSMSLYKSTLWVGDYQGLIKVFQFNNT; translated from the exons ATGGCAGTCATACCGGTATCTTCCATTTACCTTTCTGCTCAAGAACACATCCCAATGTGTATAAAACACGATTTGAATATAGACATAACATGTGAGGACTGTGATGAGTTTATTTGTTCGCAATGTGCCAAAACAGACCACAAGGACCATGACTGGAAAACTATACCCACAGCAGGCAGTCAAAGGAGAAGAGAGCTAAAGAAAACTCTGAGTAATGTTAAGGAGAAAGATATTGCAGAGATTGATGAGAAAATAAAGAAGGCATCCAAACAAAAGGagggcaacaaaaaatgttgtGATTCTGAGGTCTCTAAACTTCAGAAACATTATGATGCGATTGTGTCAAAACTTGATGAAATCAAGAAGAATTTGGAGACTAAACTGGTGGAAGATCTGGAAAGAAAAAATGCTGAAGTGAGTAAGAAAAAACTagatttagaaaagaaaagagACAATATCAAGGATCTTGTGGAATTCTTGGAAGACAAACACGGTACCATGTCTGACTATAGTTTGATAGACAACCTCAGAGACTTGACCAACCTCGTGTCAAACACAGATAGTGATATCGAGAGGGGGGATCATTCGGTCAGATACAGAGGAGGGGACATCAGTGAGGGGTCACTGGAGTCCATAATGGGACAAACGTTTGATTTGGATGATTTCAGTGTTACCGAGACAGATTCATTTCAATATGGAGATGAATGTTTACAGGTGTTGGAGGCTATCGATAAAGATATATGTTTGGTGAGAGCTCATAAGTCGGAATGCTTTGAGCGAATGAAcataagaaataagaaaacagaaaaatctaATATCTGTGGAAATGATGTATGTGTAACTGACAAAGGTGATGTGTATTTCACTGATTATAGTAACCCCGTCATTGTCCGTCTGTCCCCGTCAGGCTCAGCCTCTACAGTACTTAGTACAGCTCCACTAGTACCAGTTGGAATCTGTCAATCAACAGAAGGAGGACTGCTGGTCATATTGGTAGATGATGGTACAAACATATTTCATCTGGACTCAAAGTGTAGACGTCTGGTCAGACACGTGACACTGACCGGTGACGTCATCCGTGAGTACGAGTACCACGAGGACGGTCAGACCAGGCTGTTTACTCTACCATGGAGAGTCAGACAGAACGGAAACACTGACATTTGCGTGGTGAACAGGACAAGTCAATGTACTGGTGAACTGGTGATCCTATCCTCCTCTGGATTTCTAAAGTCTGTCTACCAAGGATCGAATCTGATGTTTAATCCAACTGATGTTGTTTGTGACTCACACTGCAACATCATTGTTACTGACTATcgtaaaagcaagatacatctGCTGAGTCCTGATGGGGAGTTTATGAA TAACCCCGCCATTGTCCGTCTGTCCCCGTCAGGCTCAGCCTCTACAGTATTCAATAAAGCTCCACTAGTACCATTTGGAATCTGTCAATCAACAGAGGGAGGACTGCTGGTTACATTAGTAGATgatgatacaaaaaaaattcatccgGACTCAAAGAGTAGACGTCTGGTCATACACGTGACACTGACCGGTGACGTCATCCGTGA GACAAGTCAATCTACTGATGAACTGGTGATCCTGTCCTCCTCTGGATTTCTAAAGACTGTCTACCATGGACAGAAACTGACATTTGATCCAACTGATGTAGTTTGTGACTCACACTGCAACATCATTGTTAGTGACTATTCTAACTGCCAAATGCATCTGCTGAGTCCTGATGGGGAGTTCATGAAGTACCTGCTGACAGAGAATGTAGTAACAAATCCATGGTCCATGTCTCTGTATAAATCCACACTGTGGGTAGGGGACTACCAAGGACTTATCAAAGTGTTTCAGTTCAATAACACTTAA